In Labrus bergylta chromosome 11, fLabBer1.1, whole genome shotgun sequence, one genomic interval encodes:
- the trpc4b gene encoding short transient receptor potential channel 4b — protein MSQLYYRKADNSSYRDCIPLRIVRAESELSALEKAYLGAVQKGDYASVKQALEEAEIYFRININCIDSLGRTALLISIDNENLEIIDLLLSFNVYVGDALLHAIRKEVVGAVELLLNHKKPRGEKQVPPMLLDKQFSDFTPDITPIILAAHTNNYEIIKLLVQRGVSIPQPHAVRCNCVECRSSSDVDGLRHSRSRLNIYKALASPSLIAVSSEDPFLTAFQLSWELIELSTVENEFKAEYEELSRICKQFAKDLLDQTRSSKELEIVLNYRDDINPLSDDSNNDLARLKLAIKYCQKEFVAQPNCQQLLASRWYDEFPGWRRRHWAAKLITCIFIGLLFPLLSMVYLIIPTSRYGLFIRKPFIKFICHTASYLTFLFLLLLASQHITYADSNFQGPAPTKVEWMILPWVLGFVWTEIKQMWDSGLEDYLDDWWNLMDFIMNSLYLATISLKIVAYVKFSGPKDRNSWDMWHPTLVAEALFAIANIFSSLRLICLFTANSHLGPLQISLGRMLLDILKFLFIYCLVLLAFANGLNQLYFYYETDEVGECKGIRCSGQNNAFSTLFETLQSLFWSVFGLISLYVTNVEPDHQFTEFVGSTMFGTYNVISLVVLLNMLIAMMNNSYQNIADHADIEWKFARTKLWMSYFEEGGTLPSPFNIIPSPKSVYYLIGWVKAHLFRGAHLIRLETFETLGRRAAVNVRLNHEYQEVLRNLVKRYVASRIRDAKTEEGLTEENFKELKQDISSFRYEVLGMMKGKPQGGVGGQVASSTLAYAGNSFKYSPNVPTDEPQIKLSFFDVTTTVQDNRAANITSPVGSKGQASGSVFLSRKREPYNELSKNVSDAASEQSRLLSQKCDDLNLIPDEETLLSDGQYQEQLQTEKVMVEVIKKVDEEKQDIHETGPPERAKEVKNGPKKYNN, from the exons ATGTCACAGCTTTATTACAGGAAAGCTGACAACTCCTCATACAGGGACTGCATCCCGCTGCGGATTGTGCGGGCAGAGTCCGAGCTCTCCGCTCTGGAGAAGGCCTACCTGGGCGCTGTTCAAAAAGGGGACTATGCCAGTGTGAAACAGGCTCTGGAGGAGGCTGAGATCTACTTCAGGATCAACATCAACTGCATTGACTCTCTGGGACGGACAGCGCTGCTCATCTCAATTGATAACGAGAACCTGGAGATCATTGACCTGCTGCTCAGCTTTAATGTGTATGTGGGTGATGCCCTGCTACATGCCATCCGCAAAGAAGTGGTGGGGgctgtggagctgctgctgaaccACAAGAAACCACGAGGGGAAAAACAG GTCCCCCCCATGCTACTGGACAAACAGTTTTCAGACTTCACTCCAGACATCACACCCATCATCCTTGCAGCCCACACCAACAACTATGAAATTATCAAACTGCTGGTGCAGCGAGGGGTTTCCATACCTCAGCCACATGCTGTGCGCTGTAACTGTGTAGAGTGCCGGTCCAGTTCAGATGTGGACGGCCTGCGTCACTCACGCTCTCGACTTAACATCTACAAGGCCCTTGCCAGCCCATCGCTCATAGCTGTCTCCAGTGAGGATCCTTTCCTCACGGCTTTTCAACTCAGCTGGGAGCTGATAGAGCTCAGCACAGTGGAAAATGAGTTCAAGGCAGAGTACGAGGAGCTGTCCCGTATTTGTAAACAATTTGCTAAGGACCTCTTAGACCAGACCCGAAGCTCCAAAGAATTGGAAATAGTCCTCAACTACCGAGACGACATCAACCCTCTGTCGGATGACAGCAATAACGATCTAGCTCGACTGAAGCTGGCTATCAAATATTGTCAGAAAGAG tttgttgctCAGCCAAACTGTCAGCAGCTCTTGGCATCCCGGTGGTATGATGAATTCCCGGGTTGGAGGAGACGACACTGGGCAGCAAAGCTCATCACATGTATCTTCATAGGCCTCCTCTTCCCATTATTATCCATGGTTTATCTGATCATTCCAACAAGCCGCTATGGTTTATTCATTCGCAAGCCCTTCATCAAGTTCATCTGTCACACTGCCTCCTACCTGaccttcctcttcctgctcctcctggcCTCTCAGCATATAACCTATGCTGACTCCAACTTTCAGGGCCCAGCACCCACTAAAGTGGAATGGATGATCCTGCCTTGGGTGCTAG GTTTTGTATGGACTGAGATCAAACAGATGTGGGATAGTGGTTTAGAAGACTACCTGGATGACTGGTGGAATTTAATGGACTTCATAATGAACTCCCTGTATCTTGCCACCATTTCTCTGAAGATTGTTGCTTATGTAAAG TTTAGTGGGccaaaagacagaaacagctgGGACATGTGGCACCCAACTTTGGTGGCCGAGGCATTGTTTGCCATCGCCAACATCTTCAGCTCACTTCGCCTCATCTGCCTTTTTACTGCCAACTCTCATTTGGGCCCCTTACAGATCTCACTGGGCCGCATGCTCCTCGACATACTCAAGTTCCTCTTCATCTACTGTCTAGTGTTGTTAGCCTTTGCCAATGGCCTCAACCAGCTCTACTTTTATTATGAGACAGATGAGGTCGGTGAATGCAAGGGTATTCGCTGCAGTGGACAGAACAATGCCTTTTCCAC GCTGTTCGAGACGCTGCAGTCATTATTTTGGTCTGTATTTGGCCTGATTTCCCTCTATGTGACCAATGTGGAGCCAGACCATCAATTCACTGAGTTTGTTGGCAGTACCATGTTTGGAACATACAATGTCATCTCACTGGTAGTACTTCTGAACATGCTTATTGCAATGATGAACAACTCCTACCAGAACATTGCT gacCACGCAGATATAGAGTGGAAATTTGCAAGAACAAAATTATGGATGAGCTATTTTGAAGAAGGAGGGACTTTGCCATCTCCATTTAATATAATACCCAGTCCAAAGTCAGTGTATTATCTAATTGGATGGGTAAAGGCTCATTTGTTTAGAGGAGCCCATTTAATACGGCTTGAAACCTTTGAAACATTAGGG AGACGTGCTGCAGTAAATGTAAGATTAAACCATGAGTATCAG GAGGTTTTAAGAAACCTTGTAAAGCGTTATGTTGCTTCAAGGATCAGAGATGCAAAGACTGAGGAAGGGTTGACAGAAGAGAATTTTAAG GAGCTTAAGCAGGACATCTCCAGCTTCCGCTATGAAGTCCTTGGAATGATGAAGGGTAAACCACAAGGGGGGGTTGGAGGTCAAGTTGCAAGCTCCACCTTGGCTTACGCTGGAAACTCCTTTAAATATTCTCCCAACGTCCCTACTGATGAGCCTCAAATAAAGCTGAGCTTCTTTGATGTGACGACCACTGTCCAGGACAACAGAGCTGCCAACATCACCAGCCCAGTGGGCTCCAAAGGGCAAGCCAGTGGTTCAGTTTTTCTGTCCAGGAAAAGAGAACCGTATAACGAGCTATCCAAGAATGTTTCAGATGCTGCGTCCGAGCAGAGCAGACTCCTCTCTCAGAAATGTGACGACTTAAATTTGATTCCAGATGAAGAGACACTGTTATCTGATGGACAATACCAAGAACAACTTCAGACTGAGAAAGTAATGGTTGAAGTCATAAAGAAAGTGGATGAGGAAAAACAGGACATTCATGAGACTGGACCCCCGGAGCGTGCAAAGGAAGTAAAAAATGGGcccaaaaaatacaacaattaa